A window of Pirellulales bacterium contains these coding sequences:
- a CDS encoding Gfo/Idh/MocA family oxidoreductase, with protein sequence MSSSSQTKRPLRFGLVGAGAIAQAYVEAFKRSERAELAAIADCRLAAAEALAEAAECAAFGNVASMLAEMQLDAALVCTPPATHPEVCAELVDAGLHVLCEKPLAISVAAAEEMIARADERGVLFTMASKFRYVPDVAQAKSIITSGVLGELVLFENVFTGRVDMTHRWNSAPEISGGGVLIDNGTHSVDVARFFLGEIAEVQAMEGRRIQSLPVEDTAKMFLHSEGGVLGSIDLSWSVSKELPYYIAAYGSAGTLLVGWRDSRYRRSGDAEWTIFGSGYDKHVAFTRQVDNFAGAVRGEEPLLVAPEDALASVRVIEAAYRSLERGVWESANPLASM encoded by the coding sequence ATGAGCAGCTCCTCACAAACAAAACGACCTCTGAGATTCGGCCTCGTCGGCGCCGGCGCCATCGCCCAGGCGTACGTCGAGGCGTTCAAACGCTCGGAACGCGCCGAACTGGCCGCGATCGCCGACTGCCGGCTCGCCGCGGCCGAGGCGCTGGCTGAAGCGGCCGAGTGCGCAGCGTTCGGCAACGTCGCGTCGATGCTGGCCGAGATGCAACTTGACGCGGCCCTGGTCTGCACCCCCCCCGCGACTCATCCCGAGGTGTGTGCAGAACTGGTCGACGCCGGCTTGCACGTGCTATGCGAGAAGCCGCTGGCGATCTCCGTCGCCGCGGCCGAGGAGATGATCGCCCGCGCCGACGAACGGGGCGTGTTGTTCACCATGGCCTCGAAGTTCCGCTACGTCCCCGACGTCGCCCAGGCCAAGTCGATCATCACCTCCGGCGTGCTTGGCGAGCTGGTGCTGTTTGAAAACGTCTTCACCGGTCGCGTCGACATGACGCACCGCTGGAACTCCGCGCCCGAAATCTCCGGCGGCGGAGTCCTGATCGACAACGGCACGCACTCGGTCGACGTCGCTCGGTTCTTCCTCGGCGAGATTGCCGAGGTCCAAGCGATGGAGGGTCGTCGCATTCAATCGCTCCCCGTCGAAGACACGGCCAAGATGTTTCTTCACAGCGAGGGAGGCGTGCTGGGAAGCATCGATCTCTCCTGGAGCGTCAGCAAGGAACTTCCCTACTACATCGCCGCCTACGGCAGCGCGGGGACGCTGCTCGTCGGATGGCGCGACTCGCGTTATCGCCGAAGCGGCGACGCCGAGTGGACGATTTTCGGCTCAGGGTACGACAAGCACGTCGCATTCACCAGGCAAGTCGACAACTTCGCCGGCGCAGTACGCGGCGAGGAACCGCTTCTGGTTGCGCCCGAGGACGCGCTTGCCTCGGTCCGCGTGATCGAAGCCGCCTACCGCTCGCTCGAGCGGGGCGTCTGGGAATCCGCTAATCCGCTCGCCTCGATGTAG
- a CDS encoding DegT/DnrJ/EryC1/StrS family aminotransferase encodes MLNLAAAIESGTLTSTKGEFVKTLEQRFAEHLGVNHVYACSHGTAALHTAIAAVDPEPGDEIVTTSITDMGALTPIIYQAAIPVFADVDPLTYNLTAESIEAVLSPRTKAIMVTHLFGNPCRMGPIMELARSRGIAVIEDCAQAFGAEIHGQKVGTFGDVGCFSLQQGKHITTGEGGLVASNNPDLARRMYLFINKAWGYGDKNPDHYFLALNYRMNELTGAVGAAQLAKLDDFVARRTRMAAMLTEGLQGLPGVSPPAVDPGFTHTYWKYCLHVDGSRLEGGLDALAGRLRDRGVFCAPRYIQKPAFECQVLRDQRTFGDSRFPFTLARPEAVDYSRERFPGTYAALASVLVLPLNERYTDEHVRQVVEVIRTAVTDIAKD; translated from the coding sequence ATGCTCAATCTCGCCGCCGCAATCGAGTCCGGCACGCTCACCAGCACCAAGGGCGAATTCGTCAAGACGCTCGAACAACGGTTTGCCGAGCACCTGGGCGTGAACCACGTCTACGCGTGCTCGCACGGCACTGCTGCGCTTCACACGGCGATCGCCGCGGTCGACCCCGAACCGGGCGACGAGATTGTCACCACCTCGATCACCGACATGGGCGCGCTGACCCCGATCATTTATCAGGCCGCGATCCCGGTGTTCGCCGACGTCGATCCGCTCACCTACAACCTCACGGCCGAGTCGATCGAAGCGGTCCTCAGCCCGCGGACCAAGGCGATCATGGTGACCCATCTGTTCGGCAATCCCTGCCGGATGGGACCGATTATGGAGCTCGCTCGCAGTCGAGGCATCGCCGTCATCGAGGACTGCGCCCAAGCGTTCGGCGCCGAAATCCACGGCCAGAAGGTCGGCACGTTCGGCGACGTCGGGTGTTTCAGCCTGCAACAAGGCAAGCACATTACGACCGGCGAGGGGGGCCTCGTGGCGTCGAACAACCCGGATCTCGCCCGCAGAATGTACCTGTTCATCAACAAGGCCTGGGGCTACGGCGACAAGAATCCGGATCATTACTTCCTCGCCCTCAACTACCGCATGAACGAGTTGACCGGCGCCGTCGGCGCGGCCCAACTTGCCAAGCTCGACGACTTCGTCGCGCGCCGCACGCGCATGGCTGCGATGTTGACCGAGGGGTTGCAAGGACTGCCCGGAGTGTCGCCCCCGGCGGTCGACCCAGGCTTTACGCACACGTACTGGAAATACTGTCTCCACGTCGACGGCAGCCGGCTGGAAGGGGGGCTCGACGCGCTTGCCGGACGGCTCCGCGATCGTGGCGTGTTTTGCGCCCCGCGCTACATTCAGAAGCCCGCCTTCGAGTGCCAGGTGCTCCGCGATCAGCGCACGTTCGGCGACAGCCGCTTTCCCTTCACGCTGGCTCGGCCCGAAGCGGTCGATTACAGCCGCGAGCGGTTCCCCGGCACCTATGCCGCGCTCGCTTCGGTGTTGGTGCTGCCGCTGAACGAGCGCTACACCGACGAGCACGTTCGCCAAGTCGTCGAAGTCATTCGCACCGCGGTCACCGACATCGCCAAGGACTAA
- a CDS encoding glycosyltransferase family 2 protein — translation MSDTLANPALDSVDRPTTSRTPVLATTGLSVIVPLFNEEECASLVVESLSRLEQSLAGKRQLEFLLVDDGSADDTVSLLEQAIGERSNFVILRHVQNRGIAAAICTGLAAASYEVVASIDCDGSYDVGELEEMTEMLVPGVDLVTASPYHPQGSVDNVPEWRLRLSRLASRLYATAIGRPLTCYTCCFRVYRRSAVVNLPLANPGFVGVAELLCRLLQEGGSVVEHPARLQARVAGHSKMRVARAALGHLRLIRQLAFRRFLRRAPPAID, via the coding sequence ATGTCCGACACGCTCGCCAACCCGGCCCTCGACTCGGTCGATCGACCGACGACTTCCCGTACGCCCGTGCTGGCGACGACGGGGCTGTCGGTGATCGTGCCGCTGTTCAACGAAGAGGAATGCGCGAGTTTGGTCGTCGAATCCCTGAGCCGTCTCGAACAGTCGCTCGCCGGGAAGCGGCAACTCGAGTTCCTGCTGGTCGACGACGGCAGCGCGGACGACACGGTTTCGCTCCTGGAGCAAGCGATCGGCGAGCGCTCCAACTTCGTCATCCTCCGCCACGTCCAGAACCGCGGCATTGCCGCCGCCATCTGCACCGGACTGGCCGCGGCCAGCTACGAAGTCGTCGCGTCAATCGATTGCGACGGCTCATACGACGTCGGCGAGTTGGAGGAGATGACGGAAATGCTCGTCCCGGGCGTCGATCTAGTGACTGCTTCCCCCTATCACCCGCAAGGCTCGGTGGACAACGTTCCCGAGTGGCGTCTGCGGCTGTCGCGGCTCGCTTCCAGGCTGTACGCCACGGCGATCGGACGTCCGCTGACATGCTATACCTGCTGTTTTCGGGTCTATCGCCGCAGCGCAGTCGTCAATTTGCCGCTGGCGAATCCTGGCTTCGTGGGCGTCGCTGAATTATTGTGTCGGTTGCTGCAGGAGGGCGGCTCGGTCGTCGAGCACCCGGCCCGCCTTCAGGCTCGCGTCGCCGGGCACTCGAAGATGCGCGTTGCTCGCGCCGCGCTGGGCCACTTGCGGCTGATCCGCCAACTCGCGTTTCGACGCTTCCTCCGCCGCGCTCCTCCCGCGATCGATTAG
- a CDS encoding WecB/TagA/CpsF family glycosyltransferase yields the protein MSTSNPSLSWESNAADIVIEQAAPLRAAPPLEMADLFGVKVSLAGPDEVVGAIMHLAERRASAIVDFMGVHGLTTAQSDAQFRSALNQFDIVACDGQPVRWALNWYFGAGINRRVYGPDTTLRVCEEAARRGLGVYLYGGKPEVLAALERNLAARIPELNVVGAESPPFRPLTDEEHAAVDCRVADSGAAIVLIGLGCPKQELFAAAHRDGMPAVQLCVGAAFDFHAGVLKMAPAWMQHAGLEWFFRLCCEPRRLWKRYLVGNTKFIAMCLRRTLLGG from the coding sequence ATGAGCACTTCCAATCCGTCCTTGTCGTGGGAATCGAACGCCGCCGACATCGTGATTGAGCAGGCGGCCCCTTTGCGCGCCGCTCCGCCGCTCGAAATGGCCGACCTGTTCGGCGTCAAGGTCAGCCTCGCCGGCCCCGACGAGGTGGTCGGCGCCATCATGCATCTGGCCGAACGCCGCGCGAGCGCCATCGTCGACTTCATGGGAGTCCACGGCCTCACGACCGCTCAGAGCGACGCGCAGTTCCGCTCCGCGCTCAACCAGTTCGACATCGTCGCCTGCGACGGGCAGCCCGTCCGCTGGGCGCTCAACTGGTACTTCGGGGCGGGAATCAATCGCCGCGTGTACGGCCCCGATACGACTCTCCGTGTCTGCGAGGAAGCGGCTCGCCGCGGTTTGGGCGTCTACTTGTATGGCGGCAAGCCGGAAGTGCTCGCCGCGCTCGAACGCAATCTTGCGGCTCGCATTCCTGAACTCAACGTCGTCGGGGCCGAGTCTCCCCCGTTCCGGCCGCTTACCGACGAGGAGCATGCCGCCGTCGACTGCCGCGTCGCGGACAGCGGTGCGGCAATCGTGCTCATCGGCCTCGGCTGTCCCAAGCAGGAACTGTTCGCCGCCGCTCACCGGGACGGGATGCCGGCCGTGCAACTCTGCGTCGGCGCCGCGTTCGATTTTCACGCCGGCGTACTCAAGATGGCTCCCGCGTGGATGCAGCACGCCGGGCTCGAGTGGTTCTTCCGACTCTGTTGCGAGCCGCGCCGGTTGTGGAAGCGCTACCTCGTCGGCAACACGAAATTCATCGCCATGTGCCTCCGCCGCACGCTGTTGGGGGGGTAG
- a CDS encoding glycosyltransferase, translating into MKVLLCHTRYLQRGGEDCSFEEERDLLRAGGHDVLEYLRTNEDMQAMGSLRAATTTVWNRRAARDVAALVQRERPAVVHVTNSFPLLSPAVCRVARRHGAAVVQALRNYRLLCAGSYLMRDGRPCEDCVGRAIPWPAVRHGCYRDSKAATAAVAAMQVTHRLLGTWRRHVDAFFTLTEFARSRFLAAGFPAERVHVKYNCVSPDPGPGQGGAGVVFVGRLSPEKGIRTMLAAWRQFASLPALTVIGAGPLAGEVASAAAEDPRIEWLGELPSAEVHRRIGAARALLIASEWYETFGRTIAEAFAAGTPVVASALGAMQELVADRSIGWQFAPGAAVDLARAVAQAADCPPAEYAAMRLAARREYEAKYTPQRNYRRLLEIYDVASQRRAAQFADEKSSAGVAIPRSPVPTACGSVSKPHLARSPQ; encoded by the coding sequence ATGAAAGTGTTGCTCTGTCATACCCGCTACTTGCAGCGGGGGGGCGAGGATTGCTCCTTCGAGGAGGAACGCGACTTGCTCCGCGCCGGCGGGCACGACGTGCTGGAGTACCTTCGCACCAACGAAGACATGCAAGCGATGGGTTCCCTGCGAGCAGCCACGACGACCGTTTGGAACCGCCGCGCGGCGCGCGACGTGGCCGCGCTCGTCCAGCGCGAGCGACCCGCCGTGGTCCACGTCACCAACTCGTTTCCGCTGTTGTCGCCGGCCGTCTGTCGAGTCGCACGGCGCCACGGCGCCGCCGTAGTGCAAGCGTTGCGAAACTACCGCCTGTTGTGCGCCGGGTCGTACCTTATGCGCGACGGACGCCCGTGCGAGGATTGCGTCGGCCGCGCGATCCCTTGGCCGGCCGTTCGTCACGGCTGCTATCGCGACAGCAAGGCGGCTACGGCCGCAGTCGCGGCGATGCAAGTCACTCACCGGCTGCTGGGAACCTGGCGTCGGCATGTCGACGCGTTTTTTACGCTCACCGAGTTCGCCCGCAGTCGATTCCTTGCCGCGGGTTTCCCCGCCGAGCGCGTCCATGTGAAATACAACTGCGTCTCGCCCGATCCTGGGCCAGGGCAGGGGGGCGCCGGCGTCGTGTTCGTCGGTCGGCTCTCGCCGGAGAAGGGAATTCGGACCATGCTCGCGGCATGGCGCCAGTTCGCGTCGCTGCCCGCGCTGACGGTCATCGGCGCCGGTCCGCTGGCCGGCGAGGTCGCCTCGGCCGCCGCTGAGGACCCTCGGATCGAGTGGCTCGGCGAACTCCCGTCCGCCGAGGTCCACCGTCGCATCGGCGCGGCCCGCGCGCTGCTAATCGCTTCCGAATGGTACGAAACCTTCGGCCGAACGATCGCCGAGGCGTTCGCTGCGGGGACGCCGGTCGTCGCCTCGGCGCTGGGCGCGATGCAAGAACTGGTCGCCGACCGCTCCATCGGCTGGCAGTTCGCCCCGGGCGCCGCGGTGGACCTAGCCCGCGCCGTCGCCCAGGCCGCCGACTGCCCCCCTGCCGAGTACGCCGCCATGCGGCTGGCCGCCCGACGGGAGTACGAGGCCAAGTACACCCCGCAACGCAACTATCGGCGACTGCTCGAGATCTACGACGTCGCCTCTCAGCGCCGAGCAGCACAATTCGCCGACGAGAAATCGTCCGCCGGCGTCGCGATTCCGCGGTCCCCTGTCCCAACCGCTTGTGGTTCCGTTTCAAAGCCGCACTTGGCGCGGTCGCCCCAGTGA